The DNA segment CACCACCTGGCGCTGACCGCCGGAGAGCGACGCGATCGGGATGCGCACGCTGGGGATGCGGATCGACAGCGTGGTGAGCAGCTCGCGGGAGCGGCGCTCCATCTCGACCTCGTCCAGCACGCCCCACTTCCTCAGCTCGCGGCCGAGGAACAGGTTGCCGACGACGTCGATGTTGTCGCACAGCGCGAGGTCCTGGTAGACCGTCGCGATGCCCAGTGCCTGGGCGTCTTGGGGCCGGCCGATGGAGACGGGCTTGCCGTCCCATTCGATGGCACCCTCGTCGATCGGGTGCACCCCGGCGATCGTCTTGACCAGCGTGGACTTACCGGCACCGTTGTCGCCCACCAGGGCGACCACCTCACCGGCGTGGACCTCAAGCTCTACGTCGGTGAGCGCCTGGACGGCACCGAACCGCTTGGAGACCCCGCGCAACGCCAGCACGGGCGTAGCGGACACGTGAACCATCTCCTTCGCCGCCTGACCCGGCGGGAGGTTGTGCAGAAGTTTGGGGGGTTCCGTCCGGCGCCCCGCGCCGAGCTTGCGGGGCTGTGTGTGTCGCGGAGCGCCGGAGGACAGTGAGACGCCCTCTCCCCTCACGGAGGGGGTTCTCCGGGGAGTTACGGGGGTGAAATCCCCGAGAGGGAAGGCGTGTTGCCGCGGCTTACTTCAGGCCGAGCTTGGCGCAGGCGCTCTTGTACTGCGGGGTGCAGATGTCGGCGACCGTGTAGACGCCGTCCTTGATGACGGTGTCCTTGACGTTGTCCTTGGTCAGCGCGGTGACCGGGACGAGGACCGACGGGACGTCCTTCTGGGAGTTGCTGGAGATCTTGTCCTTGGCGACGGAGTCCAGCGACTTGTCCTGGGCGAGGGCGACGGCCATCTCGGCGGCGGCGTCGGCCTCGGGGGCGTACGGCTTGTAGACGCTCATGTACTGCGAACCGGCGACGATGCGCTGCACACCGGCGAGCTCGGCGTCCTGGCCCGTGACCGGGACCTTGAGGCCGGCCGCGTCGAGGGCGGTGATGATACCGCCGGCCATGCCGTCGTTGGCGGAGTAGACGCCCGCGATCTTGTCCTTGCCGACCGCGGAGATCGCCGCCTCCATCTCGGAGTTGGCATTGTCCGGCGACCACTCCTTGGTGTCGTACTCCTTGGCGATCGTCACCTTGCCGTTGAGGACCTTGTGGGCGCCCGCCTTGAACTGGGCGGCGTTCGGGTCGGTGACCGAGCCGTTGATCATGACGATCTTGGAGGACTTGGTGGCCTTGCCGCCCAGCGCCGTCAGCAGGGCCTGGCCCTGGGTCTCGCCGACCTTCTCGTTGTCGAAGGAGGTGTAGGCGCTGATCGGGCCCTCGGCCAGGCGGTCGTACGCGACGACCTTGATGCCCGCGTCCACGGCCTTCTGCACGGAGTTCTGGATGGCCTTGGCGTCGACCGCGTCCACGATCAGGACGTCCACCTTGTTGGTGATCATGGTGTCGACCTGCTGGGCCTGCAGGTTCGCGTCCTGACGGGCGTTGTTGTAGTCGATCGTCGCCTTGCCGTTCGTCAGCTCCTTGATCTTCTTCTCGATCAGC comes from the Streptomyces sp. SUK 48 genome and includes:
- a CDS encoding ATP-binding cassette domain-containing protein; protein product: MVHVSATPVLALRGVSKRFGAVQALTDVELEVHAGEVVALVGDNGAGKSTLVKTIAGVHPIDEGAIEWDGKPVSIGRPQDAQALGIATVYQDLALCDNIDVVGNLFLGRELRKWGVLDEVEMERRSRELLTTLSIRIPSVRIPIASLSGGQRQVVAIARSMLGEPKLVILDEPTAALGVEQTAQVLDLVERLRERGHAVVLISHNMADVKAVADKVAVLRLGRNNGVFDVASTSQEEIISAITGATDNAVTRRAARSTKEVQK
- a CDS encoding substrate-binding domain-containing protein — translated: MRRAAFAVAAGAMAVSLAACGSAKESKGDSSSSASSAKKGDNIKVGLLLPENKTARYEKFDRPLIEKKIKELTNGKATIDYNNARQDANLQAQQVDTMITNKVDVLIVDAVDAKAIQNSVQKAVDAGIKVVAYDRLAEGPISAYTSFDNEKVGETQGQALLTALGGKATKSSKIVMINGSVTDPNAAQFKAGAHKVLNGKVTIAKEYDTKEWSPDNANSEMEAAISAVGKDKIAGVYSANDGMAGGIITALDAAGLKVPVTGQDAELAGVQRIVAGSQYMSVYKPYAPEADAAAEMAVALAQDKSLDSVAKDKISSNSQKDVPSVLVPVTALTKDNVKDTVIKDGVYTVADICTPQYKSACAKLGLK